The Solanum lycopersicum chromosome 8, SLM_r2.1 DNA segment ACATCACTGAAATCTTGGACTTTCGTGCCACAACTACGTAGAAACTAGAGGGACTgcagaaggaaaatgaaaacCTTCATGCAGAACTCGTTGTCTTGTGTCAGGCTGTGGCTACATTGAGTTCCACTCGTGTTGAATCAACTAAGGTTAAGATTCAAGACCCTAAAGCCTTCAGTGGCGCAAGGAGTGCTAAAgaacttgaaaatttcatatgGGACATGGAACAGTACTTTACTGCAGCAAAAGTGCCAAACGCTGATAAGTTGAATATTACCACAATGTATTTGTCGGGTGATGCAAAACTTTCGTGGAGGACTCGAAATGCAGAACACGTGAGTGCTGATCATCCTAGAATTGATACATGGGATAAGATTATAAAAGAAATGTGCGATCAATTTCTTCCTAGCAATGCATCTTGGCTTGCAAGGGACAAATTGAAAAGGTTAAGGCAGACGGGTTCAGTGAGggaatatataaaagaatttaccCTGTGATGTTACACATACAAAATATGTCTGATGAGGACAAACTTCACAATTTCATTTCGGGCATGCAAGGCGGGGCTCAAAACGAATTACTAAGGCAGAATGTTAAAGATCTGCCTGGGGCAATTGCTGCTGCTGATTCACTGGTAGATTTCCGGACGACTTGTCCTTCGACAGATGTTCCTTCTacttcaaaaaataagaaaaagaataagaagaaagggGAATGGAGAAAGGATAGTCGTAAAGAGAAtacaaatgataaaggaaaGGCACAAATGAAAGATGGGAAAGACAGACCCAAGAATAAAGATGGAAACTCTAAGGGCTGTTGGACTTGTGGTGGTCCTCATTTGGCCAAATCTTGTCCTAATCAGGAAAAGGTGAATGTTATGCTTGCTGGAAAGATGAATCAAATGGAGGAGGACGAAGAAATTGTGGCTGCAATAGCAAACCCATTGGGATTGTCTTTTAATCACATTATGGGGATAAACACTGTTGGGGAAATCTCCAGCACTTCGAATCCTCATGCTTCCttaattcatatagaaatgaaaataaaagaacaagGTGTGATGGCAATGGTTGATACATGGGCCACACACATGTTTGTTGATGTGAAGGTTGCTGCAAAATTAAGGCTGAAGTTGTCTAAAAGCCCTTCATATGTCAAAACAGTCAACGTTAAGGCACAAGCCATTGTGGGCATGGCTTATGGGGTGTCTATGTCGACTGGAAATTGGGTGGGAAAACATAACTTGATGGTGATGCCGCTTGGAGACTTTGAAATTATACTTGGGATTGATTTCCTAAGGAAATACCAGTTTGTTCCTTTTCCTCACTTAGATGGAGTGATGGTAATGAGTGGAAGTGATGCTGATTTTCTGAAGGGTGTTCATCCGTTTGGAAACATTAATAAAGTTGCAAAGAAGAAAGACAAGAGAATGTTGTTGTCTGCTATGTCGATCGACAAAGGGCTGTAGAAGGGTGATGAAACCATACTTGCTGCC contains these protein-coding regions:
- the LOC138337908 gene encoding uncharacterized protein is translated as MVKNAELRELAKKIESFVGFTEDILADPTFVDLFTQIIELRVDAEKVQGEIGGYRQNAVATLSSTRVESTKVKIQDPKAFSGARSAKELENFIWDMEQYFTAAKVPNADKLNITTMYLSGDAKLSWRTRNAEHVSADHPRIDTWDKIIKEMCDQFLPSNASWLARDKLKRLRQTGSVREYIKEFTL
- the LOC138337909 gene encoding uncharacterized protein, translating into MSDEDKLHNFISGMQGGAQNELLRQNVKDLPGAIAAADSLVDFRTTCPSTDVPSTSKNKKKNKKKGEWRKDSRKENTNDKGKAQMKDGKDRPKNKDGNSKGCWTCGGPHLAKSCPNQEKVNVMLAGKMNQMEEDEEIVAAIANPLGLSFNHIMGINTVGEISSTSNPHASLIHIEMKIKEQGVMAMVDTWATHMFVDVKVAAKLRLKLSKSPSYVKTVNVKAQAIVGMAYGVSMSTGNWVGKHNLMVMPLGDFEIILGIDFLRKYQFVPFPHLDGVMVMSGSDADFLKGVHPFGNINKVAKKKDKRMLLSAMSIDKGL